A stretch of the Archangium violaceum genome encodes the following:
- a CDS encoding TonB family protein: protein MVTGDSQGPSDSGSDPLIGRTLNGRFSILEPIGVGGMGRVYRAQQTPLDRVVALKVLNPNFPTSKDPGFQKRFLREASLSSKLRHPNTVTVIDYGQTDDGIYYIAMEYLEGRTLGQVVAESGPLPWARALNIAQQICRSLREAHNQGIVHRDLKPANIMLLNEADQDLVKVLDFGLVKSISAAEGTPNPEITQSGTFLGSPAYMAPEQARNEADLRSDVYSLGVVLYQMLVGRPPFVSKDHIELIFAHHKELPPAFSSVRPDISIPPEIESLVRKSLEKDPARRHQTMDELLDAMREASMAAGGHSGIFKRPGGQNTTGPHKTPLFAGITGDAQGENNTLAVDISVVVPPDMKDARRRTLLLGGLVGGTIAVALTGGLLLSSGVFSSAAPKTETVAPVAQVAPAEKPAVDQVVRFRLMSQPTGARVIYKGEERGTTPLLLEIPKEKGQDTVTAEFTFALDGYQLETVITGGSGEVVFAQKMQRARGGSSSRSAASRVERASGSAGGSSTISAMGSISAPVMLEPEKPAAPTSAARAVPAGNLAVPVLALAKNAEPTGDGPIPFQEGMSRPVELQGKDIVYTREALAARVEGTMIVKCVITKKGGVENCRVIKGLPHMNEAVVQALQSRTYKPITLRGKPVAVDYTFSIRLVAPRRR from the coding sequence ATGGTCACCGGCGACTCGCAGGGTCCGAGCGACAGCGGCTCGGATCCTCTCATCGGGCGGACGCTCAACGGCCGCTTCAGCATCCTCGAGCCGATCGGCGTCGGAGGAATGGGTCGGGTCTACCGGGCCCAGCAGACCCCCCTGGATCGGGTGGTGGCACTCAAGGTGCTCAACCCCAACTTCCCCACCAGCAAGGATCCGGGCTTCCAGAAGCGATTCCTGCGCGAGGCCTCGCTCTCCTCCAAGCTCCGCCACCCCAACACCGTCACGGTGATCGACTACGGGCAGACGGACGACGGCATCTATTACATCGCCATGGAGTACCTGGAGGGGCGCACCCTCGGCCAGGTCGTGGCGGAGTCGGGGCCGCTGCCCTGGGCGCGCGCGCTCAACATCGCCCAGCAGATCTGCCGCTCGCTGCGCGAGGCCCACAACCAGGGCATCGTCCACCGGGATCTGAAGCCGGCCAACATCATGCTGCTCAACGAGGCCGATCAGGACCTCGTGAAGGTGCTGGACTTCGGACTGGTGAAGTCCATCTCCGCCGCGGAGGGTACCCCCAACCCGGAGATCACCCAGAGCGGCACGTTCCTGGGCTCGCCGGCGTACATGGCCCCGGAGCAGGCACGTAACGAGGCGGACCTGCGCAGCGACGTGTACTCGCTGGGCGTGGTGCTCTACCAGATGCTGGTGGGGCGGCCTCCGTTCGTGTCGAAGGATCACATCGAGCTCATCTTCGCCCACCACAAGGAGCTGCCGCCCGCGTTCAGCTCGGTGCGGCCGGACATCTCCATTCCTCCGGAGATCGAGTCGCTGGTGCGCAAGAGCCTGGAGAAGGATCCGGCGCGCCGCCACCAGACGATGGACGAGCTGCTGGACGCGATGCGCGAGGCCAGCATGGCGGCGGGTGGCCACAGCGGCATCTTCAAGCGTCCGGGTGGGCAGAACACCACGGGGCCGCACAAGACGCCGCTCTTCGCCGGCATCACGGGGGACGCCCAGGGGGAGAACAACACGCTCGCGGTGGACATCAGCGTGGTGGTGCCCCCCGACATGAAGGACGCGCGCCGGCGCACGCTGCTGCTGGGCGGCCTGGTGGGTGGAACCATCGCCGTGGCCCTCACCGGCGGCCTGCTGCTGTCCTCGGGGGTCTTCTCCTCCGCGGCACCCAAGACGGAGACGGTGGCTCCGGTCGCCCAGGTGGCGCCCGCCGAGAAGCCCGCGGTGGATCAGGTGGTGCGCTTCCGGCTGATGAGCCAGCCCACGGGCGCGCGCGTCATCTACAAGGGCGAGGAGCGCGGCACGACACCGCTGCTGCTGGAGATTCCCAAGGAGAAGGGCCAGGACACCGTCACGGCCGAGTTCACCTTCGCGCTCGACGGCTATCAACTGGAGACGGTCATCACGGGCGGCTCGGGTGAGGTGGTGTTCGCCCAGAAGATGCAGCGTGCGCGGGGCGGCTCCTCCAGCCGGAGCGCGGCGAGCCGGGTGGAGCGTGCCTCGGGCTCCGCGGGCGGGTCCTCCACGATCTCGGCCATGGGCTCCATCTCGGCGCCAGTGATGCTGGAGCCCGAGAAACCGGCGGCCCCCACTTCGGCGGCGCGGGCCGTGCCAGCCGGCAATCTGGCGGTGCCGGTGCTGGCGCTCGCCAAGAACGCGGAGCCCACCGGAGACGGCCCCATCCCCTTCCAGGAGGGCATGTCGCGGCCGGTGGAGCTCCAGGGCAAGGACATCGTCTACACGCGCGAGGCGCTCGCGGCCCGCGTGGAGGGGACGATGATCGTGAAGTGCGTCATCACCAAGAAGGGCGGCGTGGAGAACTGCCGCGTCATCAAGGGCCTGCCGCACATGAACGAGGCGGTGGTGCAGGCGCTGCAGTCGCGCACCTACAAGCCCATCACCCTGCGGGGCAAGCCGGTGGCGGTGGACTACACCTTCAGCATCCGGCTGGTGGCGCCGCGTCGTCGATGA
- a CDS encoding HAD family hydrolase, with product MAIAFFDLDKTLLAVNSGSLWVRRELARGHITRMQALRASVWLARYHLGFVAMQDALRRAITHLEGMGEQHVRERTVQFYEEVVRSQFRPGALRTLDEHRSAGDRLVLLTSSSGYMSELVARDLGLDAVLCNRFEVDASGLHTGRPLGEVCFGEGKLFYARSYAAQAGVLLSECTFYTDSYSDLPVMEVVGRPVAVHPDRRLRREALRRGWSVVDWGVPGVLIDDAAPPAGC from the coding sequence ATGGCCATCGCCTTCTTCGATCTGGACAAGACGTTGCTCGCGGTGAACTCGGGCTCCCTGTGGGTCCGCCGCGAGCTGGCCAGGGGCCACATCACCCGGATGCAGGCCCTGCGAGCCAGCGTGTGGCTCGCCCGCTACCACCTGGGCTTCGTCGCCATGCAGGACGCGTTGCGGCGCGCCATCACCCACCTCGAGGGCATGGGCGAGCAGCACGTGCGGGAGCGCACCGTCCAGTTCTACGAGGAGGTGGTCCGCTCGCAGTTCCGCCCCGGGGCGCTGCGCACGCTGGATGAGCACCGCTCGGCGGGGGACAGGCTCGTCCTGCTCACCTCGTCCTCTGGCTACATGTCCGAGCTGGTCGCCCGTGACCTGGGCCTGGACGCGGTGCTCTGCAACCGCTTCGAGGTGGATGCCTCGGGGCTGCACACCGGCCGGCCCCTGGGTGAGGTGTGCTTCGGTGAGGGCAAGCTCTTCTACGCGCGCTCCTACGCCGCGCAGGCCGGCGTCCTGCTGTCCGAGTGCACCTTCTACACGGACTCGTACTCGGACCTGCCGGTGATGGAGGTGGTGGGCCGCCCCGTGGCCGTCCACCCGGATCGCCGCCTGCGGCGCGAGGCGCTCCGCCGTGGCTGGTCCGTGGTGGACTGGGGCGTGCCCGGCGTCCTCATCGACGACGCGGCGCCACCAGCCGGATGCTGA
- a CDS encoding myxosortase-dependent metalloprotease, MXAN_2677/MXAN_2678 family: MRRSLPWLAVSVLALFTPRAEAQTYHRTLVPERPFCLVWPVREYVYRLDAAGYSRTPGDSEIAAIEAAVASWRAVSHTCSDFTFTRGPDIQNPQVGYVKDSEDNYNVFTFREVDCNDVVEPDDPCIEDDTCGNKYACWEHGVGTIGLTTTTFIFRTGYILDADIEFNASREGKGITFTTVDSPPCEGEQTSNCVFTDIQNTATHEFGHVVGLDHVPEVSGSTMEPTANTGETHKRIIDAGSAAGFCDAYPRGLPPTQCGELPNLGRHFQTVSTGPGLGCGAAPGFLFPAAALWGLLALGRRRERAGRRGAAPRAFRD; this comes from the coding sequence GTGAGGCGCTCTCTTCCGTGGCTCGCCGTCTCGGTGCTCGCCCTCTTCACTCCCCGGGCGGAGGCCCAGACGTACCATCGCACCCTGGTGCCCGAGCGGCCCTTCTGCCTCGTCTGGCCCGTCCGTGAGTACGTGTACCGGCTGGACGCGGCCGGCTACAGCCGCACGCCCGGAGACTCGGAGATCGCCGCCATCGAGGCCGCGGTGGCTTCCTGGCGCGCGGTGTCCCATACCTGCAGCGACTTCACCTTCACCCGCGGCCCGGACATCCAGAATCCCCAGGTGGGGTACGTGAAGGACAGCGAGGACAATTACAACGTCTTCACCTTCCGCGAGGTGGACTGCAACGACGTCGTCGAGCCGGATGATCCGTGCATCGAGGACGACACCTGCGGCAACAAGTACGCGTGCTGGGAGCACGGCGTCGGCACCATCGGGTTGACCACCACCACCTTCATCTTCCGCACCGGCTACATCCTCGACGCGGACATCGAGTTCAACGCGAGCCGTGAGGGGAAGGGCATCACCTTCACCACCGTCGACTCGCCGCCATGTGAGGGAGAGCAGACCTCCAACTGCGTCTTCACGGACATCCAGAACACGGCGACCCACGAGTTCGGACACGTGGTGGGGCTGGATCACGTGCCCGAGGTGTCCGGCTCCACCATGGAGCCCACCGCGAATACGGGGGAGACCCACAAGCGCATCATCGACGCGGGCAGCGCCGCGGGTTTCTGCGACGCCTACCCCCGGGGCCTTCCCCCCACCCAGTGCGGCGAGCTTCCCAACCTCGGCCGCCACTTCCAGACCGTATCGACGGGCCCGGGCCTGGGGTGCGGCGCCGCTCCCGGGTTCCTCTTCCCCGCAGCGGCGCTGTGGGGATTGCTGGCGCTCGGCCGGCGACGTGAGCGGGCAGGCAGGCGTGGAGCGGCTCCTCGCGCTTTCCGTGATTAA
- a CDS encoding myxosortase-dependent metalloprotease, MXAN_2677/MXAN_2678 family, whose product MILTSLLVSLALGQEGSTPYVRSRVAAGNASAQCLYWTVPTITWHNSSVGNPDTALEAQKQREFEAIRASFQSWQRLFVSCGNLRFSEGPLVDDRKVGYELRGDNNRNLVLFRSTRCSDPDVVPASDACWIDDTCGNDYDCWDSDARTIALTLTTYDEKSGIIYDSDIQLNASGFVFTTVDSPQCIPPATGRDNTCVSTDLQNTMTHEIGHLIGLDHVPDDPRSVMFPRAPSGETSKRTIDEGSHQFVCEVYPKGQPSQSCVTPTLDSSGNTTVLGKQSMGCSSSGAGAAWLPSMAGWALLAWRRRRGGARS is encoded by the coding sequence GTGATCCTCACCTCGTTGTTGGTTTCGCTCGCCCTGGGGCAGGAGGGCTCGACGCCCTATGTCCGCAGCCGCGTGGCGGCGGGTAATGCGAGCGCCCAGTGCCTCTACTGGACGGTGCCGACCATCACCTGGCACAACAGCAGCGTGGGCAATCCCGACACCGCCCTGGAGGCCCAGAAGCAGCGCGAGTTCGAGGCCATCCGCGCCTCCTTCCAGAGCTGGCAGCGGCTCTTCGTGTCCTGCGGCAACCTCCGCTTCTCGGAAGGGCCCCTCGTGGACGACCGCAAGGTGGGCTACGAGTTGAGGGGCGACAACAACCGCAACCTCGTCCTCTTCCGCTCCACGCGTTGCTCGGACCCGGACGTGGTGCCCGCCTCCGACGCGTGCTGGATCGACGACACCTGCGGTAACGACTACGATTGTTGGGACAGCGACGCTCGCACCATCGCCCTCACACTCACCACCTACGACGAGAAGTCCGGCATCATCTACGACTCGGACATCCAGCTGAACGCGAGCGGCTTCGTCTTCACCACCGTGGACTCCCCGCAGTGCATCCCGCCCGCCACCGGTAGGGACAACACCTGCGTGTCCACGGACCTGCAGAACACCATGACGCACGAGATCGGCCACCTCATCGGCCTGGACCACGTCCCCGATGACCCCCGCTCCGTCATGTTCCCGAGGGCTCCTTCGGGCGAGACGTCCAAGCGCACCATCGATGAGGGCTCGCATCAGTTCGTGTGCGAGGTGTACCCGAAAGGCCAGCCCAGCCAGAGCTGCGTCACCCCGACATTGGACTCGAGTGGGAACACGACGGTGCTCGGGAAGCAGTCCATGGGTTGCTCCAGTTCCGGCGCGGGGGCGGCGTGGTTGCCCTCGATGGCTGGCTGGGCCCTGCTCGCGTGGCGCCGCCGTCGGGGAGGCGCCCGCTCGTGA
- the gltX gene encoding glutamate--tRNA ligase — protein MAPAPRVRFAPSPTGYLHIGGARTALFNYLYAKRHGGVFILRIEDTDQERSTPESVKAILDGLTWLGIDWDEGPGKEGSAAPYFQTQRLELYKKYVDQLIAEGKAYRCYCTREEIDARRAAVEKATGKPGTYKYEGTCRDRKDIPEGRTAVVRFRMPDGEGEVTFNDKVLGPITKAYSDLDDWVMMRADGIPLYNYGCVIDDHTMDINLVGRGQEHVNSTFPQLMLYKAFGWQPPEFAHFPLILGPDREKLSKRKHPEADVMLHKRNGVLPEALLNYVIRLGWSHGNDEVISREQMVEWFDFDHVGSTSGVWSPDKLMWLNQQWLKLLPPAVVAERLVDFLAAKGVQLELGDPRLERVVMAFRERAKTLQEMADMALKYFQHGVTLDEKAAAKHLTAESRPLLTQVREQVAALPQWSAAALDEVVKKVSEQASVGMGKVAQPVRVAVTGGTVSPGIGETLELLGREETLHRLDAALSRP, from the coding sequence ATGGCACCTGCACCTCGCGTCCGTTTCGCGCCGTCTCCGACCGGCTATCTCCACATCGGCGGGGCCCGTACCGCCCTCTTCAACTATCTCTACGCGAAGCGCCACGGCGGCGTCTTCATCCTGCGCATCGAGGACACGGACCAGGAGCGCTCGACCCCCGAGTCCGTGAAGGCCATCCTCGATGGCCTCACCTGGCTGGGCATCGACTGGGACGAGGGTCCGGGCAAGGAGGGCTCCGCGGCGCCCTACTTCCAGACGCAGCGCCTGGAGCTCTACAAGAAGTACGTGGACCAGCTCATCGCCGAGGGCAAGGCGTATCGCTGCTACTGCACGCGCGAGGAGATCGACGCGCGCCGCGCCGCCGTCGAGAAGGCCACTGGCAAGCCGGGCACCTACAAGTACGAGGGCACCTGCCGCGACCGCAAGGACATCCCCGAGGGCCGCACCGCCGTGGTGCGCTTCCGGATGCCGGACGGCGAGGGCGAGGTGACGTTCAACGACAAGGTGCTCGGGCCCATCACCAAGGCGTACTCGGACCTGGATGACTGGGTGATGATGCGCGCCGACGGCATCCCCCTCTACAACTACGGCTGCGTCATCGACGACCACACCATGGACATCAACCTGGTGGGTCGCGGGCAGGAGCACGTCAATTCCACCTTCCCGCAGCTGATGCTCTACAAGGCCTTCGGGTGGCAGCCGCCCGAGTTCGCCCACTTCCCGCTCATCCTCGGGCCGGACCGCGAGAAGCTGTCCAAGCGCAAGCACCCCGAGGCGGACGTGATGCTGCACAAGCGCAACGGCGTGCTGCCCGAGGCGCTGCTCAACTACGTCATCCGCCTGGGCTGGAGCCACGGCAACGACGAGGTCATCTCGCGCGAGCAGATGGTGGAGTGGTTCGACTTCGACCACGTGGGCAGCACCTCCGGTGTGTGGAGCCCGGACAAGCTGATGTGGCTCAACCAGCAATGGCTCAAGCTGCTGCCTCCCGCGGTGGTGGCCGAGCGGCTGGTGGACTTCCTCGCGGCGAAGGGCGTGCAACTGGAGTTGGGAGACCCGCGGCTGGAGCGCGTGGTGATGGCCTTCCGCGAGCGCGCCAAGACGCTGCAGGAGATGGCCGACATGGCCCTCAAGTACTTCCAGCACGGCGTGACGCTGGACGAGAAGGCCGCCGCCAAGCACCTCACCGCCGAGTCCAGGCCCCTGCTCACCCAGGTGCGCGAGCAGGTGGCCGCGCTGCCCCAATGGAGCGCCGCCGCGCTGGACGAGGTGGTGAAGAAGGTGAGCGAGCAGGCCTCGGTGGGCATGGGCAAGGTGGCCCAGCCGGTGCGCGTGGCGGTGACGGGCGGCACGGTGAGCCCGGGCATCGGCGAGACGCTCGAGCTGCTGGGACGCGAGGAGACGCTCCACCGTCTGGACGCGGCACTCTCCCGGCCGTAG